Genomic window (Vigna radiata var. radiata cultivar VC1973A chromosome 1, Vradiata_ver6, whole genome shotgun sequence):
aaagttgaggcaggagtatatttggaagagaaaaaccaaagtttgtttttttaatttgaaatcgtccaaccatattttgacacgtgtacagtgtcaaaatggtgtcaaaaaatggtgttaaaatatcattttccatcttGAATTATGTGAAGGAagaacttcttttaacaacatttttttaacaattttttgacaacgcatacgtgacagcttgtgattggtccgttttaaatattttttaaacataaattcaaatagaccaataaaatgatgacacgtattccgttgttaaaaaagttgtcaaaaagtgttgtcaaaatatcattatccttatgtGAATTCTTCGCTCCACAGAGATTACTCCAACCTTTCATTAAAATGAAACCCACTCAACCATATCCAATTTAAAATCCAATTCCCTTTTTTCTCATATTCCACACGTAATATTTCGTCTTCCTCATGCACACTTTTGTTTTACAGCAACTATACCCATGAGCAACCTCAAACATCGACCTTTCAACCCTTCTCTCTCTCGCAGCCATGAATCCCCCCTCATCCTCACTCCCTTTTATTTACACTTTAATAAACCTCAAACCCATTCCTTGGTTTCTCTCCATAATCACAACCCAAAACCTATTACTCTAACCCAATGAACCGTATACGTCTTACCACACCTACGAGAAGAATCTGAAAACAACAGAACAGGGATCCATAGTATCACACACAAGTAACAATATAAGATATTCTAGctactccccttacctggattCAAGAGAACTTTTCTAACTTGCTTGGTTCACTACAGGGTAGAAAATGGTTGAGTGTTGAAAAAAATGATGTAGCAAACTTTATTGGTTTAGCCAACAAATCACGTCAATTCTCAAGGCatccaagaaaagaaaacatacgCATCTCTTNAAAATGATGTAGCAAACTTTATTGGTTTAGCCAACAAATCACGTCAATTCTCAAGGCatccaagaaaagaaaacatacgCATCTCTTTTTGAAATAGTTATATCTAGCCAAGGAATTCTCCCAATGTTAAacttaaggaaaatgatattttgacaccaatttttgacactgtacacgtgtcaaaacgtggttgtacaatttcaaattaaaaaaactgagacaagagcatgtttggaagaaaaaaatcaaaaattttttttaaaatttgaaatcacccaaccatattttgacacgtgtgcaatgttaaaatagtgtcaaaaaattggtgtcaaaatatcattatcctaaactTAATTCCAGCAAAGAAATTCAACTACATTACTTCCTATTTTGGTACTAGCTCCTGTCCCAagttatttataagaaattggACCCTCACCAGGCCAAAACAGTGCACCAAATCAAACAAAAGAAATCTGAATTCACTCTAAACAAATATTTCTATATGGACAGCGGACTACCTTCATGTAGACTGTCTTATAGGGTTTGATATGAAATAATATCCAATATTTCCTctttattagaaagaaaaaaaaattcattctctttaattataattaaatatccttctaatgagaaaatatattaaaaattaactcaGATAATAAGAAAAAGTGAGTCTTATTCtctataataaaactaaaatttataacagACAAACAAAAGTCTTCCAATATAAACCCTGGCTATTGACAGTCCTTGATCCACTCAGTAGAACAACATAACCTCTTTCCATCATCTACTAGACCAACAAGAGTTGCTCAGCTTTTCCAAACCGCTTCAAGGCCAGAACTTCAGTGCCAAAAGATTGATCAAAAGATCAAAGAAGATAGCTTAAGCAACATGTTCTGTGGCATTGATGATCAATCTAGTCTTTGGCCTTGGTTGGATCAACAACATTGCAATTGATCAAGCAGCAAAGAGAGGAtgagaaagtgaaagaaagagagagacagTGAGTTTCAGAttgcaaagaagaaaaggagatggAAAGGGTGGGAAGAAAACAAGGAGAGTTGGAAATGGTCATTCTCGTGAATGNNNNNNNNNNNNNNNNNNNNNNNNNNNNNNNNNNNNNNNNNNNNNNNNNNNNNNNNNNNNNNNNNNNNNNNNNNNNNNNNNNNNNNNNNNNNNNNNNNNNNNNNNNNNNNNNNNNNNNNNNNNNNNNNNNNNNNNNNNNNNNNNNNNNNNNNNNNNNNNNNNNNNNNNNNNNNNNNNNNNNNNNNNNNNNNNNNNNNNNNNNNNNNNNNNNNNNNNNNNNNNNNNNNNNNNNNNNNNNNNNNNNNNNNNNNNNNNNNNNNNNNNNNNNNNNNNNNNNNNNNNNNNNNNNNNNNNNNNNNNNNNNNNNNNNNNNNNNNNNNNNNNNNNNNNNNNNNNNNNNNNNNNNNNNNNNNNNNNNNNNNNNNNNNNNNNNNNNNNNNNNNNNNNNNNNNNNNNNNNNNNNNNNNNNNNNNNNNNNNNNNNNNNNNNNNNNNNNNNNNNNNNNNNNNNNNNNNNNNNNNNNNNNNNNNNNNNNNNNNNNNNNNNNNNNNNNNNNNNNNNNNNNNNNNNNNNNNNNNNNNNNNNNNNNNNNNNNNNNNNNNNNNNNNNNNNNNNNNNNNNNNNNNNNNNNNNNNNNNNNNNNNNNNNNNNNNNNNNNNNNNNNNNNNNNNNNNNNNNNNNNNNNNNNNNNNNNNNNNNNNNNNNNNNNNNNNNNNNNNNNNNNNNNNNNNNNNNNNNNNNNNNNNNNNNNNNNNNNNNNNNNNNNNNNNNNNNNNNNNNNNNNNNNNNNNNNNNNNNNNNNNNNNNNNNNNNNNNNNNNNNNNNNNNNNNNNNNNNNNNNNNNNNNNNNNNNNNNNNNNNNNNNNNNNNNNNNNNNNNNNNNNNNNNNNNNNNNNNNNNNNNNNNNNNNNNNNNNNNNNNNNNNNNNNNNNNNNNNNNNNNNNNNNNNNNNNNNNNNNNNNNNNNNNNNNNNNNNNNNNNNNNNNNNNNNNNNNNNNNNNNNNNNNNNNNNNNNNNNNNNNNNNNNNNNNNNNNNNNNNNNNNNNNNNNNNNNNNNNNNNNNNNNNNNNNNNNNNNNNNNNNNNNNNNNNNNNNNNNNNNNNNNNNNNNNNNNNNNNNNNNNNNNNNNNNNNNNNNNNNNNNNNNNNNNNNNNNNNNNNNNNNNNNNNNNNNNNNNNNNNNNNNNNNNNNNNNNNNNNNNNNNNNNNNNNNNNNNNNNNNNNNNNNNNNNNNNNNNNNNNNNNNNNNNNNNNNNNNNNNNNNNNNNNNNNNNNNNNNNNNNNNNNNNNNNNNNNNNNNNNNNNNNNNNNNNNNNNNNNNNNNNNNNNNNNNNNNNNNNNNNNNNNNNNNNNNNNNNNNNNNNNNNNNNNNNNNNNNNNNNNNNNNNNNNNNNNNNNNNNNNNNNNNNNNNNNNNNNNNNNNNNNNNNNNNNNNNNNNNNNNNNNNNNNNNNNNNNNNNNNNNNNNNNNNNNNNNNNNNNNNNNNNNNNNNNNNNNNNNNNNNNNNNNNNNNNNNNNNNNNNNNNNNNNNNNNNNNNNNNNNNNNNNNNNNNNNNNNNNNNNNNNNNNNNNNNNNNNNNNNNNNNNNNNNNNNNNNNNNNNNNNNNNNNNNNNNNNNNNNNNNNNNNNNNNNNNNNNNNNNNNNNNNNNNNNNNNNNNNNNNNNNNNNNNNNNNNNNNNNNNNNNNNNNNNNNNNNNNNNNNNNNNNNNNNNNNNNNNNNNNNNNNNNNNNNNNNNNNNNNNNNNNNNNNNNNNNNNNNNNNNNNNNNNNNNNNNNNNNNNNNNNNNNNNNNNNNNNNNNNNNNNNNNNNNNNNNNNNNNNNNNNNNNNNNNNNNNNNNNNNNNNNNNNNNNNNNNNNNNNNNNNNNNNNNNNNNNNNNNNNNNNNNNNNNNNNNNNNNNNNNNNNNNNNNNNNNNNNNNNNNNNNNNNNNNNNNNNNNNNNNNNNNNNNNNNNNNNNNNNNNNNNNNNNCCAAAACTTACTCCCTTCTCCTCCACTGTATCTCCTTCCGAGAGCAGCTCTGCACACTATGTCATTTGTGACAGTAGAAAATAAATCAGTTAAATTCACAGGCGTCACAGAACAACAACACTGCTTAATCTTATCCATCATTATGGATATTTCCTCTTCTCTCACTGCACCAAAGGATTTAACCTTTTTTGCACTGAGAAGATGCAAGACACTGATACTCCTTATCTGCCTCCAGTAGTTGCCATATGGAGCAGATGCCACATCTTTGGAATCGTACAAGAAGATACCAAACAGCTTACGATGTGGTCTATTTGAGAAAACAAGGTCATGGGTTTTCATAACCTCACGGGCTGCCTCGGCCGTTGAGACCACAAGAACTGGCACCTTTCCAAAGTGAAGTAACATTAAAGGGCCATAGGTTTGAGCAAAGGAATGGAGAGTTCGGTGAGTGAGAGTGCCAAGTTGATGGAGATTTCCTATTATTGGAAGCTTTGGAGGAGATGGTGGTGAGGTTTTTCTGGCCATTGTAGTGATGGAATTATTATTCCATTTGGATAAGAAATCGAGAACAGTACGTAAAACAAAGAGGATAATGAAAGTAGCCAATAGGAGGAACAACCAGTGTGAAGAATTTTCATGCATAGAGGTCGACATTTTGTTAAGTTTGATGCTTAATTATCAATGCGGATTCAGGTATTTATATCTGTTACAAGCCATCACCATTTACGTGTTTGTGGAGAATTTGTTCAAGAAACACGTTTCATGATTATGGTGcaatacttattttattcaattcataGTACTAATTGATGTTtgaaactttttaaactttttacattcattttcaCACGGTCTATACTTAacttttactttctttctttttattgaaaaagaaaaatgtatctttaataatttttttaaaataatttatgtagcAGCTTGtgatttcaaatatacaaaccaataaaattatTGCACATAATCTTtcgtcaaaaaattgttaaaatatcatgatacattgaaaaaatataaaaatttatacttttataactattttacctctgtgaaatgaatgtaaaagtatctCATGATACCATTACACATTCATTTATTTATCCTAACTTTGTtgtctaaaataaatatttaacgaCTAATTTGGCCATTacttatttgattaattataatttttatatttatttttgagtcaattaagtttttatttataaaattaaaattatttattttcttaaatataagtATCTCACACTCAAAatctcaattatattttattttgaaatctttctaatttttacACAGaacactttttaattaaaaaattatttatattttgacataaacttaaattttgtaGGTgacaatttcaaataaaattaacaccAATTtagcaacaacaaaaaataacacaatttttttttcaaaaatacaacTCAATTGagtctattttaataaataaaaacttaattaattaatatatagaaaacaaaacaataaaaagtctaaataataataattgattaactTTTTCACGCCAAATAATAAGTGATacttaattatcataaatagaTTGTGAAGGAAAACTTACAtgtttatagtttataaatacaACTATAATAAACATTGATATTTTTCTTGATAGAAATAAACattgataaacaaaaataatacctttttttattttattgataaaaaaaacatcgaTTATTAATATATAGAGAAAAGGTACAGATTACGtagaaatataaattgatatcattttgtcatattttatttaaattaaaattttatttttattgattaaaatatatttataagtttatattttatctttaattagcTTTAATCTAGTATTATAGATATATAACAactatatgttttattttaattattttatttcttttgtattttcgTATGTTACtattaatatgaatattataagTAAATTAGTCAATTTCTTGAGTGACACACCATTTAATTGatgtaattattaattgttaattttcccTACTTAGATCGAAGGgtttatttagaatatataataaaaatgaaacctTAGTATAActcataaaaattaacattattttcaatttaattttcttattttctattaaatgtATGACCTACAAGCTAAtgcaaatcttaaaaataaaaagtaataaatatttaaaagtttagaaaatcgtattttagaattgatagtttatttaaaaaagtaaaacttaattattttaatattaaatacaaaagaGTTTCATTATTGAGCATAAATTCTTtctaaaatccttttttttagaATTCTCTCCTTCTCAACAGGTCTTCTTaccttttgtttatttgtttgaagatcGGAGACCACTCGAGTGATCTTTTTCATAACCTCTTCTTTTTTGTCCCATCAATTTCTTCAATAGAATAAGTttattttcttcccttttttcttgGTCCACTGGTTCTTTCTCGATATGAGATCTTTTTTTGCTCACATGtagtgtttgagtttttttttgcTAGTCTTGGTTGATTAGTAGTTCTAATGGCATATCTTGATCATGTTTATGTTGTtcatagaaatatatttttgtttatttgagggTGTTATAGGATCCTTAAACCATTTGATTCATCTTTTAGGTAAGAGAAGCTAATTGTGTGATTTTTGTGTGATTGATACCTTGTAATTGTAAATTGCATGCTTGTATGATGTTTTACCTATATGATTTATCTGtgtgataaaaatttaaaatttgggtTGTAATTTGATTTACTTGAATTGTATGATGAAATTTAAGAATGTTGTCCGGTTAGTATTATAAATGATATTGTTTGAATCATTGAAGGTAGTGTAATTTAAAATTGGTGTGTCTTTTGCATTTGGATTAGTTGTTGAACTGTTTGACAAGATTGTAATGGCCTAAATCTACATAATTATGTTATGTAAAATTATCTAAACTTGCTAGACGAGAATATACTTGTTGAGTAAAGTCAAAGTCAGAGAGTTATTGACTTTACCGTTGTTGAGCAAGAATGTACATGATGGACAAAGTCAAAGTCAAAGAGTCACTGACTTGGTAGTCGCTGGGGGAGAATATATACTTGTTGGAAAAAGTCAATGTTAGAGAACTCACTGACTTAGTAGTGGTTGGACAAGAATATACTCTCTAAGTAAAATTCAGAGAGCTCACCGACTTAGCAATGGCTGGGCGAGACAAGTCGCGCTGAACAACTTTTAGAAGAATTTAAGTCTGTGAGTTCTAGTGTTTATTTCACTGGGGAGCTATCTTATCTTTGGAAGAGTGGGCATTCAGGCATTACTCGTTGAGCGAGTAGATATCCTTGTTGAGCGAAATTATAGAGTCTAATTCCAGTTTTATGTTCTCTTTTAGTATGTTTAATGTGTgattttgttaatgtttatcTTAGAATTATTGATACTAAtcgaaagagaaatggttgtgGTTTTGTTAGTGTAAGTATTGACATATGAGAGGTTAGTAAGGAGGTATCTTCAACTCTAATAACTATTTACACTCAAATAGAGTAGAATGATTTATGTGGTGAATGTCATAGGAGGTCCTAGCCATTAGATTGTTTTGTCCTAGGTGCGAAGGAGACTAAGCTTGTAAGTAGTATGGTGATAATCCCTTTGTTTATGACTCAGTAAAGTATAAATACTGCTACGAGTGTATGCCTATGGTAAAGCTCAATGTCAAAAGTTATATATCTAGATAATTGAATCTAGTATCAACTGTTTGTGTTAATGTGCGTAGCATgttgtattttatatatgtttagttTCTATATATTGTCaatgaatggaaaagatatgcaacggttattctcttaattaggataattaaatgtaataaatgtatatgatattttagctCATTTAGTGGGCTGAAAATCAGCCTTGACacattgtaattatttgtatatatatgaaagttctccAGCAAGAGGGAACACAGTTTTCTGACTCAATCCTTTCTAAATTTAACATATATgacatattttaaatagtttaagaaAGTACTTTTCTTCACTGGCTTATTATGTATTCGTTTATATTTTGTCATTCTTTTACGATAATTACCTTACAATATGAGCCTATAGTAAGATAAGTGATGATATACCTTTAGTGTAAGGTAAAAATAGAACAaagtagttttataattttttttaaagatgttttatatgagttgtttttgttttgaaaaactcataatcgtttatatatatatatatatatatatatatatatatatatatatatatatatatatatatatatatatatatNNNNNNNNNNNNNNNNNNNNNNNNNNNNNNNNNNNNNNNNNNNNNNNNNNNNNNNNNNNNNNNNNNNNNNNNNNNNNNNNNNNNNNNNNNNNNNNNNNNNNNNNNNNNNNNNNNNNNNNNNNNNNNNNNNNNNNNNNNNNNNNNNNNNNNNNNNNNNNNNNNNNNNNNNNNNNNNNNNNNNNNNNNNNNNNNNNNNNNNNNNNNNNNNNNNNNNNNNNNNNNNNNNNNNNNNNNNNNNNNNNNNNNNNNNNNNNNNNNNNNNNNNNNNNNNNNNNNNNNNNNNNNNNNNNNNNNNNNNNNNNNNNNNNNNNNNNNNNNNNNNNNNNNNNNNNNNNNNNNNNNNNNNNNNNNNNNNNNNNNNNNNNNNNNNNNNNNNNNNNNNNNNNNNNNNNNNNNNNNNNNNNNNNNNNNNNNNNNNNNNNNNNNNNNNNNNNNNNNNNNNNNNNNNNNNNNNNNNNNNNNNNNNNNNNNNNNNNNNNNNNNNNNNNNNNNNNNNNNNNNNNNNNNNNNNNNNNNNNNNNNNNNNNNNNNNNNNNNNNNNNNNNNNNNNNNNNNNNNNNNNNNNNNNNNNNNNNNNNNNNNNNNNNNNNNNNNNNNNNNNNNNNNNNNNNNNNNNNNNNNNNNNNNNNNNNNNNNNNNNNNNNNNNNNNNNNNNNNNNNNNNNNNNNNNNNNNNNNNNNNNNNNNNNNNNNNNNNNNNNNNNNNNNNNNNNNNNNNNNNNNNNNNNNNNNNNNNNNNNNNNNNNNNNNNNNNNNNNNNNNNNNNNNNNNNNNNNNNNNNNNNNNNNNNNNNNNNNNNNNNNNNNNNNNNNNNNNNNNNNNNNNNNNNNNNNNNNNNNNNNNNNNNNNNNNNNNNNNNNNNNNNNNNNNNNNNNNNNNNNNNNNNNNNNNNNNNNNNNNNNNNNNNNNNNNNNNNNNNNNNNNNNNNNNNNNNNNNNNNNNNNNNNNNNNNNNNNNNNNNNNNNNNNNNNNNNNNNNNNNNNNNNNNNNNNNNNNNNNNNNNNNNNNNNNNNNNNNNNNNNNNNNNNNNNNNNNNNNNNNNNNNNNNNNNNNNNNNNNNNNNNNNNNNNNNNNNNNNNNNNNNNNNNNNNNNNNNNNNNNNNNNNNNNNNNNNNNNNNNNNNNNNNNNNNNNNNNNNNNNNNNNNNNNNNNNNNNNNNNNNNNNNNNNNNNNNNNNNNNNNNNNNNNNNNNNNNNNNNNNNNNNNNNNNNNNNNNNNNNNNNNNNNNNNNNNNNNNNNNNNNNNNNNNNNNNNNNNNNNNNNNNNNNNNNNNNNNNNNNNNNNNNNNNNNNNNNNNNNNNNNNNNNNNNNNNNNNNNNNNNNNNNNNNNNNNNNNNNNNNNNNNNNNNNNNNNNNNNNNNNNNNNNNNNNNNNNNNNNNNNNNNNNNNNNNNNNNNNNNNNNNNNNNNNNNNNNNNNNNNNNNNNNNNNNNNNNNNNNNNNNNNNNNNNNNNNNNNNNNNNNNNNNNNNNNNNNNNNNNNNNNNNNNNNNNNNNNNNNNNNNNNNNNNNNNNNNNNNNNNNNNNNNNNNNNNNNNNNNNNNNNNNNNNNNNNNNNNNNNNNNNNNNNNNNNNNNNNNNNNNNNNNNNNNNNNNNNNNNNNNNNNNNNNNNNNNNNNNNNNNNNNNNNNNNNNNNNNNNNNNNNNNNNNNNNNNNNNNNNNNNNNNNNNNNNNNNNNNNNNNNNNNNNNNNNNNNNNNNNNNNNNNNNNNNNNNNNNNNNNNNNNNtttttttttttttttttctttttgttatacatctttttctctatcttcttactatttgatttattttatatcataaattcaCTAATATCTTAAcgaacttttatttttattacaatatttactacaaattttatatttcatatttgactatttatatttcttttaaatatttttatttattatttattttttatctaaaaatattttactcttaATTTAGTCTTCAATTACGTAAATCTTTTActagtaaatataaaaagaaattatttttttgtattttatcttgaacttttgttttatttgaaaaaattttatttttctgaaacaattttctttatctctctAATGTTTAactatttctatatttaaaaagatttatcaTATCTTCAATtatatgtaaaacattttttcttttgtgttgacactttaataatgtattaaattgtttatagaACACACATTTGAtgattcttatttattttcatctcttacttatttttataatatagaatatttttttatatttttttatataattatttttatttttattttctaacttattGTCATGAGTATGATTTTACTATCATTAgccaatataaattaaaaaatatatatttaaatttaaattattattgtgttCACTTTTTTCTCTATAGTGATGTAtattaattagtatataaaaaaaggatTTCATCATAATCTAGATAAAAGAAGTAAATAgacatttgataatttttaagcTTGAATATTTGTCTTCAtctataactttttaaaaatatcttttaactttACCAACTTTATTTCACTAAcgtttacaaaattaatagatGTTTTTGTTAtggtgaaattttaattatgtgtaatgtgtaatattttacatataattctttcagttttatttattttttattagatactttgatttaaaattgatacaattctaatttctttataaatatttaatattaaagaatcaATAACATGCATgacattgaatatttaataatatatgttttctttgccatgatttttattttttaataaaagttaattaattaataatgaaataataaaaaaattggtataaACACAGGTACGAATATTTGGTAGAAATGAAAATGAGGccaaaattatgtatttattggACATGGAGATTAATATAAAGACAAATTtttactttgaaaataaaaatgtgataaCAAAACCTATTTCCATATGCTTTGTTACCATCCCCACGTGCCAATCCCTAAAACTTTGTATAAGAAACTTTTCTGCTTATATGTATTTGAATAAgtttattagaattattaggCATTTTATGATTTAGGTCTCGATTGCGTTTGTGAACAAATGAATTATGCGGGAAACCAAATTATTTTTGATTTCTCAGTTTTCAATTGtacataaaagataaatataaaaacttttgttaattttctATCTTCTTAAAGAAAACTATTCTAAGattttaagatttataattCTCACACATTAATACACATAAATCTTAATAGGATATTAAGATTGATccattacatttttaaatatttgtacttCAACCTCATTTTCACAATTTATCTATTTacctttctttttcctctcacAGTGTCTTGATAACTTAATGTGAACAAACTTTGTAGCAAAAgagaaaacttttatttttttttaaaccaacatccatcattattttatttttattacaactttctataataattaattaataggctcttatattttatcaaattacaTTTAGgttcattataatatttcaaataagttacaaaatagaattaattttctaattaattatacttGACTCATGATATCATAatattatgtgattttataCATAAACATAATGTGCATTAAAGACCTTACATATATTAGGTCCACCATTATTCATAATTAAAGATCCAGAAATAACAAGAGTCCAGTTTCACATCATTCCATCGGACATATTCCCTTCCATATACTGTTTGTATCATCCATTTCTTCTTAATATGAATTTACAATGAGAAATTTATAATGGTTCAAACATAATGTCATTTTCAATAACATActttgttttcttcatcataatttatataaaaaaaaagaagaaaacacaattttcaaaaacttatatattaaaGATCTTAGAGTGTCACATAaacattaataacattaataacattaataacaTTAACATTTAACATTTAACATTCACTAGTAGACATAATGCTCATATTCTTTACATGACCAACAAACAATTTGGACAGTAACCTTTTTGTCAAAAGGTCAACAATCATAAGATTGGTGCTAATATATTATATGGACACTCTACATTCTTGAACTTTGCAAAGTGTTTTAATTCCATATATGCTTAGCATCTTTACAATATTTGTTGTTCTTAAAAAAAGGATTGTTATggaattatcataataaattttcataggCTCAGTAATATTGTTGACAACTACAAGTcctaaaataaagtttttcaaCCAATTAGTCTAATTTGGGAGCTCAAAGCATGGCACAAATTTAGCTTCCATAGTGGAtgtagtaataataaaatgcttCTCACTTTTCTATGAAATCGCTCCTTCAGCTAAAAGATACACATAATCAAGAGTAAACTTTCCTGTATCCATATAGTTGACAAAGTCTTACAACTTTCTTTGTAGCTTTCTAATGATTCAGATTTGATTTACTCTAGTGTTTACCAAACATGCCAATTACAAAAGCTAATATTTGACCTCGTGCAAAGCTAATACATCATTGTGTGAGACTAAACTTGTCTCCTTTCTATATTTGAACGGGAGATGTTGAACATGTATCCATTATGAATCTCTCTAAAGCTTtcttaatatatgtattttaagaCAAACCTAACACTCCTTGTtatcttttacaaaatatttctattCCTATCACATAGTGTGTCTTAACcatatcttttatttcaaagttattaGACTAAAACCTCTTAGTCTCATTTAATAGACCAAGATAGTTACTCACAAGCAAGATATCATCAATATATAGAATCATAGATATAAAATTTCTCCCGCTGACCTTCAGATATATACAATGATCAATAGTGTTTTTCTTAAAATGACAGAATAGTATCATTGAATTGTATAAGAAAACTTACCCACTGACCTTCATGCACATTTCATTTATCTTTTGTGGTGTTATAGTTCATCTCGAACGGACCATACTTATACGGtaaaaagttcaaaatgaaTTGTATAAGAAAACTTTCATTCATTGTCATTcctgttaaatatagtgaaaattatatattggaattaatcccttgtgttaaatacacacatagggttctctatttataatagaagaaatatgggctaagcccaaatacaaatgaatatgtaagaataaaataaaataaaataagaacaatgtttccctaagaAACATATaaggactatatttccctaattaacataaacacaatataaactaaatataatatctctaacact
Coding sequences:
- the LOC106762835 gene encoding cytochrome P450 71A26-like yields the protein MARKTSPPSPPKLPIIGNLHQLGTLTHRTLHSFAQTYGPLMLLHFGKVPVLVVSTAEAAREVMKTHDLVFSNRPHRKLFGIFLYDSKDVASAPYGNYWRQIRSISVLHLLSAKKVKSFGAVREEEISIMMDKIKQCCCSVTPVNLTDLFSTVTNDIVCRAALGRRYSGGEGNSSRRCGKTYTVHWVRVIGFGL